A region of Gracilinanus agilis isolate LMUSP501 chromosome 3, AgileGrace, whole genome shotgun sequence DNA encodes the following proteins:
- the PCF11 gene encoding pre-mRNA cleavage complex 2 protein Pcf11 isoform X2, translated as MSEPAPAEAGTAGAREDACRDYQSSLEDLTFNSKPHINMLTILAEENLPFAKEIVSLIEAQTAKAPSTEKLPVMYLMDSIVKNVGREYLTAFTKNLVATFICVFEKVDENTRKSLFKLRSTWDDIFPLKKLYALDVRVNSLDPAWPIKPLPPNVNTSSIHVNPKFLNKSPEEPPTPSTVVSSPGISTPPIVPDIQKNLTQEQLIRQQLLAKQKQLLELQQKKLELELEQTKAQLAVSLSVQQGATNIVPGSAPSKLLVSQIPPMAVKASHQVSVQPEKSRPSSSSSSQLQDMKVTNRDPRLNRISQHSSHGKEQSHRKDFLVNTMNQSDIKANKSIPTDKQNSSKQEKSKSSEKITKKELDQLDTKSKSKSPSPLKNKFSHTKDIKNQESESRGVPEMSKRDPRLKKHLQDKPDGKDDDSKEKRKSSEKKDKEEHVKSSEHRLTGGRNKIINGIVQKQEAGAEESEKQGTKTGRSSTRKRSRSRSPKSRSPITHSPKRRDRRSPKRRQRSISPSTSTPKTGKLRQSGVKQSHVEEFTQPSRDERNSNKRSAKQDTRDPRRVKKTQEERPQETVNQHSTKSGSEPKENVENWQSSKSTKRWKSGWEENKSLQQGEEHQGLSKSPHLRHRESWASAKGILSSRAPKQQHRLSVDANLQIPKELTSASKRELLKKANDSLTSGEITQDEFLVVVHQIRQLFQYQEGKHRCSVWDSPTEENKGGLKKKPLLSDAELTYYEHKAKLKRTQVQHSFPRLDLLDPDIFDYHLTDALLSGIECEPSKSKHTGRSSGAQFDRKEQFSERSRRLSPISGSRTYAENLSSHDGRRRHEEQVSAKGVREEQRSPFGERFALKRPRYEDSDKTFADSPASRYSSLDTTNQRLTALAEDRPLFDGPSRPSVARGDGPTKMIFEGPNKPNPRIDGPPTPASLRFEGSPGQIGGGGPMRFEGPQGQLGGGCPLRFEGPQGPAGTPLRFEGPLGQAGGGGLRFEGAAGLRFEGPTGGLRFEGPAGQSVGGLRYEGPRGQPVGGLRFEGPHGQPVGALRFENPRGQPVGGLRFEGSHGASGSGIRFEGPHGQPGGGIRFEGPLLQQGGGMRFEGPHGQSVAGLRFEGQHNQLGGSLRFEGPHGQPGVGVRFEGPLVQQGSGMRFEGPSVQGGNMRFEGPLGQGGPRFEGCHASRFDGQPGQPSLLPRFDGLHGQPGPRFERTPGQQGPQRFDGPPGQQVQPRFDTGPQRFDGPQHQQASRFDIPLGLQGARFDNHPSQRLDAVSFSQTGPYNDPPNNAFNAPSQGIQFQRHEQMFDTPQGPNFNGPHGPGAQGFSNPLNRASGHYFDEKNLQGPQFGNFGNLPTPIAVGNIQPSQQVLSGVTQPVAFGQGQQFLPVHPQNPGTFVQNPTGTLPRAYPDNHLSQVDVNELFSKLLKTGILKLSQPDSATTLNEVTTQPPPEEEEEDQSEDQDVPDLTNFTVEELKQRYDSVINRLYTGIQCYSCGMRFTTSQTDVYADHLDWHYRQNRTEKDVSRKVTHRRWYYSLTDWIEFEEIADLEERAKSQFFEKVHEEVVLKTQEAAKEKEFQSVPAGPAGAVESCEICQEQFEQYWDEEEEEWHLKNAIRVDGKIYHPSCYEDYQNTSSFDCTPSPSKTPVENPLNIMLNIVKKELQEPCDSSKVKEEPVDVPPACTDESVATSTEIKTEPETVESV; from the exons GCTCCTTCTACAGAGAAGCTCCCTGTTATGTATCTTATGGATTCCATTGTGAAGAACGTTGGAAGAGAGTATCTTACTGCCTTTACTAAAAACCTAGTTGCaacatttatttgtgtgtttgaAAAG GTGGATGAAAATACTAGgaaaagtttatttaaattaCGCTCCACATGGGATGACATTTTCCCTTTGAAGAAACTTTATGCCTTGGATGTCAGAGTTAATTCATTAGATCCTGCTTGGCCAATTAAGCCTCTACCCCCCAATGTGAATACTTCTAGCATCCATGTGAAtcctaaatttttaaataaatcg CCTGAAGAACCTCCTACACCTAGCACAGTGGTCAGTTCCCCTGGTATCTCCACTCCTCCAATTGTCCCTGATATCCAAAAGAATTTGACCCAAGAGCAACTGATAAGGCAACAGCTGCTGGCAAAGCAAAAACAGTTGTTAGAACTTCAGCAGAAAAAATTGGAGCTGGAGCTGGAACAAACTAAGGCACAACTG gcAGTTTCTCTTAGTGTTCAGCAAGGGGCAACTAACATAGTTCCTGGATCGGCACCTTCCAAATTACTTGTTTCACAAATTCCACCTATGGCAGTTAAAGCTTCTCATCAGGTTTCTGTACAGCCTGAAAAGAGTCGCCCCTCTTCATCCTCATCATCACAGCTACAGGATATGAAAGTAACAAACAGAGATCCCCGTCTTAATCGGATAAGCCAACATTCTTCTCATGGTAAAGAACAAAGTCACAGGAAAGACTTTCTAGTGAATACAATGAATCAATCTGATATCAAGGCAAATAAATCTATACCTACTGATAAACAGAACTCATCAaagcaagaaaaaagtaaatcaagtgaaaaaatcacaaagaaagaACTTGACCAGTTAGATACTAAGTCCAAATCTAAATCTCCTTCAcctttgaaaaacaaattttctcatacaaaagatataaaaaatcaGGAATCTGAAAGTCGAGGGGTCCCTGAAATGAGCAAAAGAGATCCACGATTAAAAAAACACCTCCAGGATAAGCCTGATGGCAAAGATGATGactcaaaagagaagagaaagtcctcagaaaaaaaagataaagaagagcaTGTGAAATCATCTGAACATAGACTCACTGGaggtagaaataaaattataaatggcATTGTACAAAAACAAGAAGCTGGTGctgaagaatcagaaaaacaagGGACAAAAACAGGAAGATCAAGTACTAGAAAACGGTCACGATCACGATCTCCCAAGTCTCGATCACCAATTACGCATTCTCCAAAAAGGAGAGATAGACGCTCACCTAAACGAAGGCAAAGAAGcatttctccttctacttctacACCTAAAACTGGAAAGCTACGTCAATCAGGAGTTAAGCAGTCACATGTAGAAGAATTTACACAACCTTCTCGTGATGAAAGAAATTCTAATAAGAGAAGTGCTAAGCAGGACACTCGAGATCCTAGGCGAGTAAAAAAGACTCAAGAAGAGAGACCACAAGAAACTGTAAATCAGCATTCTACGAAATCGGGATCAGAACCAAAGGAGAATGTAGAAAATTGGCAAAGTTCTAAGTCTACAAAAAGATGGAAATCTGGTTGGGAGGAAAACAAAAG cTTACAACAGGGTGAAGAGCATCAAGGACTTAGTAAATCACCTCATCTAAGACATAGAGAGAGTTGGGCCAGTGCTAAAGGAATTTTATCATCCCGAGCCCCTAAACAACAACATCGATTAAGTGTAGATGCCAATCTTCAGATTCCTAAAGAATTAACTTCTGCAAGCAAACGAGAATTACTTAAAAAG GCAAATGATAGTTTAACATCTGGTGAAATTACACAGGATGaatttcttgttgttgttcatcaGATTCGTCAGCTCTTTCAATATCAAGAAGGAAAACATAGATGCAGTGTGTGGGATAGTcctacagaagaaaataaaggtggattaaaaaagaaacctctCTTATCTGATGCTGAATTAACCTATTATGAGCATAAAGCTAAACTCAAAAGGACACAAGTTCAGCATTCGTTTCCAAGACTTGATCTCTTGGATCCCGATATTTTTGATTACCATTTGACTGATGCTTTGTTGTCTGGAATAGAATGTGAACCATCCAAAAGTAAACATACAGGTAGGAGTAGTGGAGCACAATTTGACAGAAAAGAGCAATTTAGTGAAAGATCAAGGCGTCTTTCTCCAATATCTGGAAGCCGTACTTATGCTGAGAATCTTTCTTCCCATGATGGTCGAAGAAGACATGAAGAGCAAGTCTCTGCTAAAG GTGTCCGAGAAGAGCAAAGGTCTCCATTTGGTGAGCGTTTTGCACTTAAGAGACCTAGATATGAAGATTCAGATAAAACATTTGCAGACAGCCCAGCATCGAGATATTCAAGCCTCGATACAACAAATCAGAGACTTACAGCATTAGCTGAAGACAGACCATTATTTGATGGACCTTCTAGGCCATCTGTAGCAAGAGGAGATGGCCCaactaaaatgatttttgaagGACCCAATAAGCCAAATCCTAGAATTGATGGACCTCCAACACCAGCTTCTCTTCGGTTTGAAGGGTCACCAGGACAAATAGGGGGAGGGGGACCTATGAGGTTTGAAGGACCACAAGGTCAGCTAGGAGGTGGGTGTCCTTTGAGATTTGAAGGTCCTCAAGGACCAGCAGGGACTCCTTTGAGGTTTGAAGGGCCACTTGGACAGGCAGGAGGCGGCGGCTTGAGGTTTGAAGGAGCTGCTGGTTTGCGGTTTGAGGGTCCTACAGGTGGTTTGAGGTTTGAGGGCCCAGCTGGCCAGTCCGTGGGAGGTCTTAGATATGAGGGTCCTCGTGGTCAGCCTGTGGGTGGTCTTAGGTTCGAGGGACCTCATGGTCAGCCTGTGGGTGCTCTAAGGTTTGAGAATCCCCGAGGTCAGCCTGTTGGTGGACTCAGATTTGAGGGAAGCCATGGTGCCTCAGGAAGTGGAATTAGATTTGAGGGACCCCATGGTCAGCCAGGGGGTGGAATCAGATTTGAGGGCCCCTTGCTCCAGCAGGGTGGCGGTATGAGATTTGAGGGTCCCCATGGCCAGTCAGTGGCAGGTCTTAGATTTGAAGGACAACATAATCAGCTTGGTGGAAGCCTTCGATTTGAAGGACCACATGGTCAGCCAGGGGTTGGAGTCAGATTTGAAGGACCCTTAGTTCAACAGGGAAGTGGAATGAGATTTGAAGGTCCTTCTGTACAAGGAGGTAATATGAGATTTGAAGGACCTCTAGGTCAAGGTGGACCAAGATTTGAGGGATGTCATGCTTCAAGATTTGATGGTCAACCAGGTCAGCCATCTCTTTTGCCAAGATTTGATGGTTTGCATGGTCAGCCTGGTCCTAGATTTGAAAGAACTCCTGGTCAACAAGGCCCACAAAGGTTTGATGGGCCGCCTGGTCAGCAGGTACAACCTAGATTTGATACAGGGCCTCAAAGATTTGATGGTCCACAACACCAGCAAGCATCGAGGTTTGATATTCCTCTTGGTCTTCAAGGTGCAAGGTTTGACAATCATCCTTCACAGAGACTTGATGCCGTTTCTTTTAGTCAGACTGGCCCATATAATGACCCTCCCAATAATGCATTTAATGCACCATCGCAAGGAATACAGTTCCAAAGACACGAGCAAATGTTTGATACACCTCAGGGACCAAATTTTAATGGACCACATGGCCCTGGAGCACAAGGTTTCTCAAATCCACTTAACAGAGCATCTGGACATTATTTTGATGAAAAGAATCTTCAGGGTCCACAGTTTGGAAACTTTGGTAATCTGCCCACACCAATTGCAGTAGGGAATATTCAGCCATCTCAACAA gtTCTCTCTGGTGTTACTCAGCCTGTAGCTTTTGGACAAGGACAACAGTTTTTACCAgttcatccacaaaatcctggTACTTTTGTTCAGAATCCAACAG GTACTCTTCCACGAGCATATCCTGATAATCATCTCAGCCAGGTTGATGTCAATGAACTGTTCTCTAAACTGCTAAAAACAGGAATACTTAAATTATCTCAACCTGATTCAGCAACAACGC taAATGAAGTTACTACACAGCCTCCccctgaggaagaagaagaagatcaaAGTGAAGATCAAGATGTTCCTGACCTCACTAATTTCACAGTTGAAGAATTGAAACA gcGTTATGATAGTGTTATAAATCGACTATATACTGGTATCCAGTGTTATTCTTGTGGAATGAGGTTTACAACATCACAGACTGACGTCTATGCAGACCATTTGGACTGGCATTATCGACAaaatagaactgaaaaggatGTTAGCAGAAAAGTTACTCATAGGAGGTGGTACTACAGTTTAACC GACTGGATAGAATTTGAGGAAATAGCTGATTTGGAGGAACGTGCAAAGAGCCAATTCTTTGAAAAGGTACATGAAGAGGTTGTGTTGAAAACCCAAGAAGCTGCTAAAGAAAAGGAGTTTCAGAGTGTCCCTGCTGGACCAGCTGGGGCAGTAGAG AGCTGTGAAATATGTCAGGAGCAATTTGAACAATACTgggatgaagaggaggaagaatggCATCTAAAAAATGCTATCCGAGTAGATGGAAAG ATTTACCATCCATCATGTTATGAAGATTATCAAAAT ACATCTTCATTTGATTGTACACCATCTCCCAGCAAGACACCTGTTGAAAATCCCTTGAATATTATGTTGAACATTGTCAAAAAAGAACTGCAGGAACCCTGTGACAGTTCCAAAGTTAAAGAAGAACCAGTTGATGTCCCACCAGCCTGTACAGATGAAAGCGTAGCTACATCTACTGAAATTAAAACAGAACCTGAAACAGTTGAGTCAgtttaa
- the PCF11 gene encoding pre-mRNA cleavage complex 2 protein Pcf11 isoform X1: protein MSEPAPAEAGTAGAREDACRDYQSSLEDLTFNSKPHINMLTILAEENLPFAKEIVSLIEAQTAKAPSTEKLPVMYLMDSIVKNVGREYLTAFTKNLVATFICVFEKVDENTRKSLFKLRSTWDDIFPLKKLYALDVRVNSLDPAWPIKPLPPNVNTSSIHVNPKFLNKSPEEPPTPSTVVSSPGISTPPIVPDIQKNLTQEQLIRQQLLAKQKQLLELQQKKLELELEQTKAQLAVSLSVQQGATNIVPGSAPSKLLVSQIPPMAVKASHQVSVQPEKSRPSSSSSSQLQDMKVTNRDPRLNRISQHSSHGKEQSHRKDFLVNTMNQSDIKANKSIPTDKQNSSKQEKSKSSEKITKKELDQLDTKSKSKSPSPLKNKFSHTKDIKNQESESRGVPEMSKRDPRLKKHLQDKPDGKDDDSKEKRKSSEKKDKEEHVKSSEHRLTGGRNKIINGIVQKQEAGAEESEKQGTKTGRSSTRKRSRSRSPKSRSPITHSPKRRDRRSPKRRQRSISPSTSTPKTGKLRQSGVKQSHVEEFTQPSRDERNSNKRSAKQDTRDPRRVKKTQEERPQETVNQHSTKSGSEPKENVENWQSSKSTKRWKSGWEENKSLQQGEEHQGLSKSPHLRHRESWASAKGILSSRAPKQQHRLSVDANLQIPKELTSASKRELLKKANDSLTSGEITQDEFLVVVHQIRQLFQYQEGKHRCSVWDSPTEENKGGLKKKPLLSDAELTYYEHKAKLKRTQVQHSFPRLDLLDPDIFDYHLTDALLSGIECEPSKSKHTGRSSGAQFDRKEQFSERSRRLSPISGSRTYAENLSSHDGRRRHEEQVSAKGVREEQRSPFGERFALKRPRYEDSDKTFADSPASRYSSLDTTNQRLTALAEDRPLFDGPSRPSVARGDGPTKMIFEGPNKPNPRIDGPPTPASLRFEGSPGQIGGGGPMRFEGPQGQLGGGCPLRFEGPQGPAGTPLRFEGPLGQAGGGGLRFEGAAGLRFEGPTGGLRFEGPAGQSVGGLRYEGPRGQPVGGLRFEGPHGQPVGALRFENPRGQPVGGLRFEGSHGASGSGIRFEGPHGQPGGGIRFEGPLLQQGGGMRFEGPHGQSVAGLRFEGQHNQLGGSLRFEGPHGQPGVGVRFEGPLVQQGSGMRFEGPSVQGGNMRFEGPLGQGGPRFEGCHASRFDGQPGQPSLLPRFDGLHGQPGPRFERTPGQQGPQRFDGPPGQQVQPRFDTGPQRFDGPQHQQASRFDIPLGLQGARFDNHPSQRLDAVSFSQTGPYNDPPNNAFNAPSQGIQFQRHEQMFDTPQGPNFNGPHGPGAQGFSNPLNRASGHYFDEKNLQGPQFGNFGNLPTPIAVGNIQPSQQVLSGVTQPVAFGQGQQFLPVHPQNPGTFVQNPTGTLPRAYPDNHLSQVDVNELFSKLLKTGILKLSQPDSATTQVNEVTTQPPPEEEEEDQSEDQDVPDLTNFTVEELKQRYDSVINRLYTGIQCYSCGMRFTTSQTDVYADHLDWHYRQNRTEKDVSRKVTHRRWYYSLTDWIEFEEIADLEERAKSQFFEKVHEEVVLKTQEAAKEKEFQSVPAGPAGAVESCEICQEQFEQYWDEEEEEWHLKNAIRVDGKIYHPSCYEDYQNTSSFDCTPSPSKTPVENPLNIMLNIVKKELQEPCDSSKVKEEPVDVPPACTDESVATSTEIKTEPETVESV, encoded by the exons GCTCCTTCTACAGAGAAGCTCCCTGTTATGTATCTTATGGATTCCATTGTGAAGAACGTTGGAAGAGAGTATCTTACTGCCTTTACTAAAAACCTAGTTGCaacatttatttgtgtgtttgaAAAG GTGGATGAAAATACTAGgaaaagtttatttaaattaCGCTCCACATGGGATGACATTTTCCCTTTGAAGAAACTTTATGCCTTGGATGTCAGAGTTAATTCATTAGATCCTGCTTGGCCAATTAAGCCTCTACCCCCCAATGTGAATACTTCTAGCATCCATGTGAAtcctaaatttttaaataaatcg CCTGAAGAACCTCCTACACCTAGCACAGTGGTCAGTTCCCCTGGTATCTCCACTCCTCCAATTGTCCCTGATATCCAAAAGAATTTGACCCAAGAGCAACTGATAAGGCAACAGCTGCTGGCAAAGCAAAAACAGTTGTTAGAACTTCAGCAGAAAAAATTGGAGCTGGAGCTGGAACAAACTAAGGCACAACTG gcAGTTTCTCTTAGTGTTCAGCAAGGGGCAACTAACATAGTTCCTGGATCGGCACCTTCCAAATTACTTGTTTCACAAATTCCACCTATGGCAGTTAAAGCTTCTCATCAGGTTTCTGTACAGCCTGAAAAGAGTCGCCCCTCTTCATCCTCATCATCACAGCTACAGGATATGAAAGTAACAAACAGAGATCCCCGTCTTAATCGGATAAGCCAACATTCTTCTCATGGTAAAGAACAAAGTCACAGGAAAGACTTTCTAGTGAATACAATGAATCAATCTGATATCAAGGCAAATAAATCTATACCTACTGATAAACAGAACTCATCAaagcaagaaaaaagtaaatcaagtgaaaaaatcacaaagaaagaACTTGACCAGTTAGATACTAAGTCCAAATCTAAATCTCCTTCAcctttgaaaaacaaattttctcatacaaaagatataaaaaatcaGGAATCTGAAAGTCGAGGGGTCCCTGAAATGAGCAAAAGAGATCCACGATTAAAAAAACACCTCCAGGATAAGCCTGATGGCAAAGATGATGactcaaaagagaagagaaagtcctcagaaaaaaaagataaagaagagcaTGTGAAATCATCTGAACATAGACTCACTGGaggtagaaataaaattataaatggcATTGTACAAAAACAAGAAGCTGGTGctgaagaatcagaaaaacaagGGACAAAAACAGGAAGATCAAGTACTAGAAAACGGTCACGATCACGATCTCCCAAGTCTCGATCACCAATTACGCATTCTCCAAAAAGGAGAGATAGACGCTCACCTAAACGAAGGCAAAGAAGcatttctccttctacttctacACCTAAAACTGGAAAGCTACGTCAATCAGGAGTTAAGCAGTCACATGTAGAAGAATTTACACAACCTTCTCGTGATGAAAGAAATTCTAATAAGAGAAGTGCTAAGCAGGACACTCGAGATCCTAGGCGAGTAAAAAAGACTCAAGAAGAGAGACCACAAGAAACTGTAAATCAGCATTCTACGAAATCGGGATCAGAACCAAAGGAGAATGTAGAAAATTGGCAAAGTTCTAAGTCTACAAAAAGATGGAAATCTGGTTGGGAGGAAAACAAAAG cTTACAACAGGGTGAAGAGCATCAAGGACTTAGTAAATCACCTCATCTAAGACATAGAGAGAGTTGGGCCAGTGCTAAAGGAATTTTATCATCCCGAGCCCCTAAACAACAACATCGATTAAGTGTAGATGCCAATCTTCAGATTCCTAAAGAATTAACTTCTGCAAGCAAACGAGAATTACTTAAAAAG GCAAATGATAGTTTAACATCTGGTGAAATTACACAGGATGaatttcttgttgttgttcatcaGATTCGTCAGCTCTTTCAATATCAAGAAGGAAAACATAGATGCAGTGTGTGGGATAGTcctacagaagaaaataaaggtggattaaaaaagaaacctctCTTATCTGATGCTGAATTAACCTATTATGAGCATAAAGCTAAACTCAAAAGGACACAAGTTCAGCATTCGTTTCCAAGACTTGATCTCTTGGATCCCGATATTTTTGATTACCATTTGACTGATGCTTTGTTGTCTGGAATAGAATGTGAACCATCCAAAAGTAAACATACAGGTAGGAGTAGTGGAGCACAATTTGACAGAAAAGAGCAATTTAGTGAAAGATCAAGGCGTCTTTCTCCAATATCTGGAAGCCGTACTTATGCTGAGAATCTTTCTTCCCATGATGGTCGAAGAAGACATGAAGAGCAAGTCTCTGCTAAAG GTGTCCGAGAAGAGCAAAGGTCTCCATTTGGTGAGCGTTTTGCACTTAAGAGACCTAGATATGAAGATTCAGATAAAACATTTGCAGACAGCCCAGCATCGAGATATTCAAGCCTCGATACAACAAATCAGAGACTTACAGCATTAGCTGAAGACAGACCATTATTTGATGGACCTTCTAGGCCATCTGTAGCAAGAGGAGATGGCCCaactaaaatgatttttgaagGACCCAATAAGCCAAATCCTAGAATTGATGGACCTCCAACACCAGCTTCTCTTCGGTTTGAAGGGTCACCAGGACAAATAGGGGGAGGGGGACCTATGAGGTTTGAAGGACCACAAGGTCAGCTAGGAGGTGGGTGTCCTTTGAGATTTGAAGGTCCTCAAGGACCAGCAGGGACTCCTTTGAGGTTTGAAGGGCCACTTGGACAGGCAGGAGGCGGCGGCTTGAGGTTTGAAGGAGCTGCTGGTTTGCGGTTTGAGGGTCCTACAGGTGGTTTGAGGTTTGAGGGCCCAGCTGGCCAGTCCGTGGGAGGTCTTAGATATGAGGGTCCTCGTGGTCAGCCTGTGGGTGGTCTTAGGTTCGAGGGACCTCATGGTCAGCCTGTGGGTGCTCTAAGGTTTGAGAATCCCCGAGGTCAGCCTGTTGGTGGACTCAGATTTGAGGGAAGCCATGGTGCCTCAGGAAGTGGAATTAGATTTGAGGGACCCCATGGTCAGCCAGGGGGTGGAATCAGATTTGAGGGCCCCTTGCTCCAGCAGGGTGGCGGTATGAGATTTGAGGGTCCCCATGGCCAGTCAGTGGCAGGTCTTAGATTTGAAGGACAACATAATCAGCTTGGTGGAAGCCTTCGATTTGAAGGACCACATGGTCAGCCAGGGGTTGGAGTCAGATTTGAAGGACCCTTAGTTCAACAGGGAAGTGGAATGAGATTTGAAGGTCCTTCTGTACAAGGAGGTAATATGAGATTTGAAGGACCTCTAGGTCAAGGTGGACCAAGATTTGAGGGATGTCATGCTTCAAGATTTGATGGTCAACCAGGTCAGCCATCTCTTTTGCCAAGATTTGATGGTTTGCATGGTCAGCCTGGTCCTAGATTTGAAAGAACTCCTGGTCAACAAGGCCCACAAAGGTTTGATGGGCCGCCTGGTCAGCAGGTACAACCTAGATTTGATACAGGGCCTCAAAGATTTGATGGTCCACAACACCAGCAAGCATCGAGGTTTGATATTCCTCTTGGTCTTCAAGGTGCAAGGTTTGACAATCATCCTTCACAGAGACTTGATGCCGTTTCTTTTAGTCAGACTGGCCCATATAATGACCCTCCCAATAATGCATTTAATGCACCATCGCAAGGAATACAGTTCCAAAGACACGAGCAAATGTTTGATACACCTCAGGGACCAAATTTTAATGGACCACATGGCCCTGGAGCACAAGGTTTCTCAAATCCACTTAACAGAGCATCTGGACATTATTTTGATGAAAAGAATCTTCAGGGTCCACAGTTTGGAAACTTTGGTAATCTGCCCACACCAATTGCAGTAGGGAATATTCAGCCATCTCAACAA gtTCTCTCTGGTGTTACTCAGCCTGTAGCTTTTGGACAAGGACAACAGTTTTTACCAgttcatccacaaaatcctggTACTTTTGTTCAGAATCCAACAG GTACTCTTCCACGAGCATATCCTGATAATCATCTCAGCCAGGTTGATGTCAATGAACTGTTCTCTAAACTGCTAAAAACAGGAATACTTAAATTATCTCAACCTGATTCAGCAACAACGC aagtaAATGAAGTTACTACACAGCCTCCccctgaggaagaagaagaagatcaaAGTGAAGATCAAGATGTTCCTGACCTCACTAATTTCACAGTTGAAGAATTGAAACA gcGTTATGATAGTGTTATAAATCGACTATATACTGGTATCCAGTGTTATTCTTGTGGAATGAGGTTTACAACATCACAGACTGACGTCTATGCAGACCATTTGGACTGGCATTATCGACAaaatagaactgaaaaggatGTTAGCAGAAAAGTTACTCATAGGAGGTGGTACTACAGTTTAACC GACTGGATAGAATTTGAGGAAATAGCTGATTTGGAGGAACGTGCAAAGAGCCAATTCTTTGAAAAGGTACATGAAGAGGTTGTGTTGAAAACCCAAGAAGCTGCTAAAGAAAAGGAGTTTCAGAGTGTCCCTGCTGGACCAGCTGGGGCAGTAGAG AGCTGTGAAATATGTCAGGAGCAATTTGAACAATACTgggatgaagaggaggaagaatggCATCTAAAAAATGCTATCCGAGTAGATGGAAAG ATTTACCATCCATCATGTTATGAAGATTATCAAAAT ACATCTTCATTTGATTGTACACCATCTCCCAGCAAGACACCTGTTGAAAATCCCTTGAATATTATGTTGAACATTGTCAAAAAAGAACTGCAGGAACCCTGTGACAGTTCCAAAGTTAAAGAAGAACCAGTTGATGTCCCACCAGCCTGTACAGATGAAAGCGTAGCTACATCTACTGAAATTAAAACAGAACCTGAAACAGTTGAGTCAgtttaa